In Panacibacter ginsenosidivorans, the following proteins share a genomic window:
- a CDS encoding ABC transporter permease, with amino-acid sequence MTLLDSFSLAYRTIRSNKLRTGITVAIIAFGIMALIGIITAIDAMNGSLRDSFSTMGANGFTISYKERFRFGNDNQTEKVEKNKKQKKSNLDKPIQLSEAELFKSTFNYPALVSIALGGPGGTEIRYKSKKTNPNVRVSGGDENYLQVNGFSVEAGRNLNRLDVQTGRNVCLLGSDVATKLFSETNKARAVDKVINVAGVPYRVIGVLKSKGSSALLRADNVIITSYNNVRRMGNSSPSFTLGIMANDVQLLNGAVSEATSVFRGIRRLTPGEDENFVAEKSDKLAETFISLLGSIQGAAGAIGLITLIGAAIGLMNIMLVAVNERTREVGLIKALGGKRRNIRQQFLFESTIISLLGAFFGIVFGVLLGNVASLIFKSGFVVPWGWVITGVLICSGVGLLAGLWPAIKASKLNPITALRYE; translated from the coding sequence ATGACGCTATTAGATTCTTTTTCATTGGCATACCGTACTATCCGCAGTAATAAACTTCGGACAGGTATCACCGTTGCAATTATTGCATTTGGTATTATGGCGCTGATTGGGATCATTACAGCTATTGATGCTATGAACGGTAGTTTGCGCGATAGTTTTTCCACCATGGGCGCTAATGGATTTACTATATCTTATAAAGAGCGCTTCAGGTTTGGCAATGATAACCAAACAGAAAAAGTTGAAAAGAATAAAAAGCAAAAGAAGTCAAATCTTGATAAGCCAATACAATTATCAGAAGCCGAGTTATTTAAATCAACATTTAACTATCCTGCTTTGGTAAGCATAGCACTTGGTGGTCCAGGCGGAACAGAGATACGTTATAAAAGCAAAAAAACCAATCCAAACGTGCGGGTAAGTGGCGGTGATGAAAATTATTTGCAGGTAAACGGTTTCTCTGTAGAAGCAGGCAGAAACCTTAACAGGCTTGATGTGCAAACAGGCCGTAATGTTTGCTTACTGGGCAGCGATGTGGCAACAAAACTTTTTAGTGAAACAAATAAAGCGCGGGCAGTAGATAAGGTTATTAATGTGGCAGGGGTTCCGTACCGCGTTATTGGTGTATTAAAAAGTAAAGGTTCAAGTGCTTTGCTGCGGGCAGATAATGTGATCATTACAAGTTATAATAACGTGAGGAGAATGGGTAACTCATCGCCTTCTTTTACGCTGGGTATTATGGCAAATGATGTGCAACTGCTTAATGGTGCAGTTAGTGAAGCAACCTCTGTATTTCGCGGCATAAGAAGGCTAACACCTGGGGAAGACGAAAACTTTGTTGCTGAAAAAAGTGATAAGCTTGCTGAAACTTTTATAAGTCTTCTGGGCAGCATACAGGGTGCAGCCGGGGCTATTGGCCTTATTACACTTATCGGGGCTGCTATTGGCTTAATGAATATCATGCTCGTTGCGGTAAATGAAAGAACAAGAGAAGTGGGTTTGATAAAAGCGTTGGGTGGGAAAAGACGAAATATTCGTCAGCAGTTCCTTTTTGAATCAACAATTATTAGTTTGCTGGGTGCCTTTTTTGGAATAGTGTTTGGCGTTTTATTGGGCAATGTAGCTTCACTAATATTTAAATCAGGGTTTGTTGTGCCTTGGGGTTGGGTTATTACAGGTGTTCTTATTTGTAGCGGTGTAGGTTTGCTGGCAGGTTTATGGCCTGCCATTAAAGCTTCAAAACTTAATCCTATTACCGCATTGCGATACGAATGA
- a CDS encoding septal ring lytic transglycosylase RlpA family protein — translation MKAFYSLLLIVIFLMQVDAQPAIYIAPKAIIKDTADSTISIPPVAADSILLAKPDSISLVAEEELPAAVKPKTINGIASFYSKNLEGTETATGETFKHAKYTGASNNLPLNTWVRVTNINNGKSVVVRINDRMHPRMAKKGRVIDLTIAAAKKIGLTSKIGLTKVSLEVIDKNEENRDPKEAKSNNNIAVAK, via the coding sequence ATGAAAGCTTTTTATTCATTATTACTGATTGTGATTTTTTTAATGCAGGTAGACGCACAACCTGCCATTTATATAGCTCCAAAAGCTATTATAAAAGATACTGCCGATTCCACAATTTCTATTCCTCCGGTTGCTGCAGATTCTATTTTATTAGCTAAACCGGACAGCATTTCACTTGTTGCAGAGGAGGAACTACCTGCTGCTGTAAAACCAAAAACAATAAACGGAATTGCCAGTTTTTATAGTAAAAATCTTGAAGGCACAGAAACAGCGACAGGCGAAACTTTTAAACATGCTAAATATACCGGAGCAAGCAATAACCTTCCATTAAATACCTGGGTAAGGGTAACTAACATAAACAATGGCAAGTCCGTGGTTGTACGCATTAATGACAGAATGCATCCCAGAATGGCTAAAAAAGGAAGAGTAATAGATCTTACCATTGCAGCAGCAAAGAAGATAGGACTTACAAGCAAAATTGGCCTTACAAAAGTTTCATTGGAAGTAATTGATAAAAATGAAGAAAATAGAGATCCAAAGGAAGCTAAGAGCAACAATAATATTGCGGTTGCAAAATAA
- a CDS encoding copper homeostasis protein CutC: MSDISNPSFRGAGGILEIAVFNINSAIIAANAGADRIELCENPFDGGTTPSYGTLKTVREKISIPVFPIIRPRGGDFLYSDDEYEVMKKDILLCKDLGFEGVVTGILLPDGSIDIKRTAKLVKLAYPLEVTFHRAFDRAKEPLKSLGDVIKCGCQRILTSGQVPNAFDGKELIRLLVEQSAERIIIMPGSGVRGNNIKEIAGYTGATELHSSARKNITSAMEFKQPLMHETLENISVDPSEIKLMKTNIC, translated from the coding sequence ATGAGTGATATTTCTAATCCCTCCTTTAGGGGGGCAGGGGGCATTTTAGAGATTGCTGTTTTCAATATTAATTCTGCAATCATAGCTGCCAATGCCGGTGCAGACCGGATTGAATTATGCGAAAACCCTTTTGATGGTGGTACAACTCCTTCTTATGGTACATTGAAAACAGTTAGGGAAAAAATTAGTATCCCGGTTTTCCCAATTATTCGTCCTCGTGGCGGAGATTTCCTTTACAGCGATGATGAATATGAGGTGATGAAAAAAGATATTCTTTTATGCAAAGATTTGGGATTTGAAGGCGTTGTTACCGGCATCCTTCTGCCGGATGGGAGCATAGATATTAAACGAACAGCTAAACTTGTTAAACTTGCCTACCCTTTGGAAGTTACCTTTCATCGAGCATTCGACAGGGCAAAAGAGCCTCTAAAATCTCTTGGAGATGTAATAAAATGTGGTTGCCAGCGCATCCTCACAAGTGGGCAGGTTCCAAATGCTTTTGACGGAAAAGAATTGATAAGGCTATTGGTAGAGCAATCTGCCGAGAGAATTATTATTATGCCCGGAAGTGGAGTAAGAGGTAATAATATCAAAGAAATAGCGGGTTATACGGGAGCCACAGAACTACATTCATCTGCCCGAAAGAATATAACCTCTGCTATGGAGTTTAAACAGCCTTTAATGCATGAAACCCTTGAAAATATTTCTGTTGATCCATCAGAAATAAAGCTCATGAAAACTAACATTTGTTAA
- a CDS encoding N(4)-(beta-N-acetylglucosaminyl)-L-asparaginase — protein sequence MLHRRRFLQMGSLGAGTFLSGKLFASGKTFNGKMPLVISTWDAGINANKGAWEVLRNGGRALDAVEKGVMVTESELSCCVGLGANPDRDGHVTLDASIMDEHGNAGSVAFIERIKHPISVARRIMEKTPHVMLVGTGAQQFAVSEGFPLEEDKLSPDAQKAYEEWLKKSDYKPQINIENTKGSGSFAPNKLANGAWNHDTIGMLAIDAKGNLSGSCTTSGMGFKMRGRVGDSPIIGAGLYVDNEVGAAVSTGLGEEVIKTCGTHLVVELMRQGNTPENACKLAIERIIKRNGDKAKDFQVAFIAINNKGEYGAYCIQKGFNFAVCYADSGSQLIDGKHILP from the coding sequence ATGTTACATCGTCGCCGTTTTTTACAAATGGGCTCATTAGGAGCCGGGACATTTTTATCAGGAAAATTATTTGCATCTGGTAAAACGTTTAATGGCAAAATGCCACTGGTTATTTCTACATGGGATGCTGGTATTAATGCCAATAAGGGGGCTTGGGAAGTGTTGCGCAATGGCGGCCGTGCATTAGATGCTGTAGAAAAAGGTGTAATGGTTACAGAATCTGAGTTAAGTTGTTGTGTAGGCCTTGGCGCTAATCCTGATCGCGATGGTCATGTAACACTGGATGCGAGTATTATGGATGAACATGGAAATGCAGGGAGCGTAGCATTTATTGAACGTATAAAACATCCTATCTCAGTTGCACGACGCATAATGGAAAAAACACCGCATGTAATGTTGGTGGGCACTGGTGCACAACAATTCGCCGTAAGTGAAGGCTTTCCGCTGGAAGAAGATAAGCTTTCTCCGGATGCACAAAAAGCTTACGAAGAATGGTTAAAAAAATCTGATTATAAACCGCAGATCAATATAGAAAACACTAAAGGCTCCGGCTCATTTGCGCCCAATAAACTTGCAAATGGTGCATGGAATCATGATACCATTGGTATGCTAGCAATAGATGCGAAAGGTAATCTCAGCGGCAGTTGTACCACAAGCGGTATGGGTTTCAAAATGCGTGGGCGTGTTGGTGATTCCCCAATCATCGGTGCAGGTCTTTATGTTGATAATGAAGTAGGTGCGGCGGTATCTACAGGTCTTGGTGAAGAAGTAATTAAAACATGCGGCACACATCTCGTGGTTGAATTAATGAGGCAAGGTAATACACCGGAGAATGCATGCAAACTTGCAATTGAAAGAATCATAAAACGCAATGGAGACAAAGCAAAAGATTTCCAGGTTGCATTTATTGCCATCAATAACAAGGGAGAATATGGCGCTTATTGTATACAGAAGGGCTTCAATTTTGCAGTTTGCTATGCAGATAGTGGCAGCCAGTTGATAGATGGAAAACATATTTTGCCATAA
- a CDS encoding phosphoribosylpyrophosphate synthetase, with protein sequence MQTYDTLVDALNDLKQRGYNIDFNLAFDHVKCQETGFCLTPSQFEITNFYRFEGMTNPDDSSIIYVIEAKDGSMKGTLVSAYGVYSDPVNDEMLQKLKVHHN encoded by the coding sequence ATGCAGACTTATGATACACTTGTTGATGCACTGAATGATCTTAAACAACGCGGCTACAATATAGATTTCAATCTTGCATTTGATCATGTAAAATGCCAGGAAACGGGCTTTTGTCTTACACCTTCGCAATTTGAGATAACCAATTTTTACAGGTTCGAAGGCATGACAAACCCGGATGATTCATCTATAATTTATGTAATAGAAGCAAAGGATGGCAGCATGAAAGGAACGCTGGTAAGTGCATACGGCGTTTACAGCGATCCGGTGAATGATGAAATGCTGCAAAAACTGAAAGTGCATCATAATTAG
- a CDS encoding endonuclease MutS2, whose product MKLYPESAAVQLEFDKIKSLLTEHCNSEYGKQKAEQLRIHTKKEFIELELQQSNEFKLLLQHAQYFPNDHVLNIAREIKLLGIPGSTLSGEEFMLIRKLAESIEKIFRWFDNERRIAYPALSKVIEDTYYEKIIAELIDDVMDEYGNVKDNASADLQRIRMSLYRKRNELRRMFEKVVARLNKSGYAADIDESFSNGRRVVAVFSEHKRQVKGILHGESDSKKTAYIEPEETIELNNDVFALENDERKEVLRILRALTAQLSSYSGLLQNYYAVIGEYDFIKGKAKLAIDVNGNYPNIVDKAHIELTDAYHPLLYLYNKKTTRKTIPVTLTLDDKKRILVISGPNAGGKTVTMKTIGLNQMMMQSGLLVPVHPNSVMGIFKQLFIHIGDTQSIEFELSTYSSHLLHMKYFIENANGKTLFFIDELGSGSDPNLGGAFAEVIMEELSRRHAFGIVTTHYLNLKVMANRTIGIINGAMAFDEVNLQPMYKLMVGKPGSSYTFSIAERIGLPKHLISRARQLVDEDHFRLDKLLNRTEQDQQQLDKDKKELNKLLHENEKLRKEMEAVMNREKHRQQVEVLRHQNQITEERIAEMKETERKLKQIMLEWRRTENKEEVMKQVQNLLFKKKEHAVVNKLAKKIEAKYKEVKAEIAVGAKVKMKKNHQVGEVKEIRGKRAVVQIGLLPMSVELNDLVVVEEKQAEVK is encoded by the coding sequence ATGAAGTTATATCCTGAATCGGCGGCGGTGCAACTGGAGTTTGATAAGATCAAATCTTTATTAACTGAACATTGCAACAGTGAGTATGGCAAACAGAAAGCAGAGCAGTTACGTATACATACCAAAAAAGAATTCATAGAACTGGAGCTACAGCAAAGCAATGAATTTAAATTACTGCTACAGCACGCGCAATACTTTCCCAATGATCATGTGCTGAATATTGCACGGGAAATAAAGCTATTGGGGATACCCGGCAGTACATTAAGTGGTGAGGAATTTATGCTGATACGAAAACTGGCAGAGAGCATAGAAAAAATATTCCGCTGGTTTGATAACGAAAGACGTATTGCTTATCCTGCGCTAAGCAAAGTAATTGAAGATACTTATTATGAAAAAATAATTGCTGAACTGATAGACGATGTGATGGATGAATATGGCAATGTAAAAGACAATGCCAGCGCAGATCTGCAACGGATACGCATGAGTCTTTACCGCAAAAGAAATGAATTAAGAAGAATGTTTGAAAAGGTTGTAGCGCGTTTAAATAAATCCGGGTATGCTGCAGATATAGATGAAAGTTTCAGCAATGGAAGAAGGGTAGTAGCAGTATTCTCTGAACATAAAAGACAGGTAAAAGGGATTCTTCACGGCGAAAGCGACAGTAAAAAGACGGCCTACATAGAGCCGGAAGAAACCATAGAATTAAACAATGATGTTTTTGCATTAGAGAATGATGAACGTAAAGAAGTGTTACGTATACTAAGAGCATTAACGGCACAATTAAGTTCATATAGCGGCTTGCTGCAGAATTATTATGCTGTAATTGGTGAATATGATTTTATAAAAGGTAAGGCAAAACTGGCTATTGATGTAAATGGCAATTATCCAAATATAGTTGATAAGGCACATATTGAATTAACAGATGCGTATCATCCGTTACTTTATTTATACAATAAAAAAACAACAAGAAAAACAATTCCTGTTACACTTACACTTGATGATAAAAAAAGGATACTTGTTATAAGCGGTCCTAACGCAGGTGGTAAAACAGTTACCATGAAAACCATTGGGCTTAATCAAATGATGATGCAGAGTGGTTTGCTGGTTCCTGTTCATCCTAATTCTGTAATGGGAATCTTTAAACAACTTTTTATTCATATCGGCGACACACAAAGTATAGAATTTGAACTGAGTACTTATTCATCCCACCTTTTGCACATGAAATATTTTATTGAAAATGCAAACGGTAAAACATTATTCTTTATTGATGAATTAGGCAGTGGCAGTGATCCTAATCTTGGTGGTGCGTTCGCAGAAGTGATCATGGAAGAGCTTTCGCGCAGGCATGCTTTTGGAATTGTTACCACGCACTATCTTAATTTAAAAGTGATGGCCAACCGTACTATTGGCATCATTAATGGTGCTATGGCTTTTGATGAAGTAAACCTGCAGCCTATGTATAAACTAATGGTTGGCAAACCCGGCAGCTCTTATACATTTTCGATTGCTGAAAGAATTGGTTTGCCCAAACATTTGATCAGCCGTGCAAGACAACTGGTAGATGAAGATCATTTTCGTTTGGATAAACTATTGAACAGAACAGAGCAGGACCAGCAGCAATTAGACAAAGACAAAAAAGAGCTGAATAAGTTATTACACGAGAATGAAAAGCTGCGCAAAGAAATGGAAGCGGTTATGAACCGTGAAAAGCATCGTCAGCAGGTGGAAGTATTGCGGCACCAGAATCAAATAACGGAAGAGCGCATTGCAGAAATGAAAGAAACAGAACGCAAGTTAAAACAGATCATGCTGGAATGGCGCAGAACAGAAAACAAGGAAGAAGTAATGAAGCAGGTACAGAACCTTTTATTTAAAAAGAAAGAGCATGCTGTTGTAAATAAACTGGCAAAGAAGATAGAAGCAAAATACAAAGAAGTAAAAGCCGAGATAGCTGTTGGTGCAAAAGTAAAAATGAAAAAGAATCATCAGGTTGGTGAAGTAAAAGAGATACGAGGTAAACGTGCTGTGGTACAAATAGGGTTATTACCTATGAGTGTTGAGTTAAATGATCTGGTAGTGGTGGAAGAAAAACAAGCAGAAGTAAAATAG
- a CDS encoding VIT1/CCC1 transporter family protein has product MQDTHLHHEEHLQSSDLLTDIVIGMSDGLTVPFALAAGLSGAVDSTAVIILAGIAEIAAGSIAMGLGGFLAGKTEQDHYNSELKREYWEVDHLPEKEREEVREFFESLGLSREVQDKATDELVKDKDRWVEFMMKHELGLDKPDPKRARKSAFNIGLSYVVGGLVPLSPYFFVNDSVEALKISVVITLICLFIFGFFKSKITGVNQWTGGLKVMMIGAAAAGAAFGIAKLIEGM; this is encoded by the coding sequence ATGCAGGATACACATTTACACCACGAAGAACATTTGCAAAGCTCTGATCTTTTAACCGATATTGTTATTGGCATGAGCGATGGACTTACTGTACCATTCGCACTGGCAGCGGGTTTGAGCGGTGCGGTGGACAGTACGGCTGTAATAATACTGGCTGGTATTGCCGAAATTGCTGCGGGTTCTATTGCAATGGGGCTTGGTGGTTTTCTTGCGGGCAAAACAGAGCAGGATCATTACAACAGCGAACTGAAAAGAGAATATTGGGAAGTGGATCACCTGCCGGAAAAAGAAAGGGAAGAAGTACGGGAATTTTTTGAATCGCTTGGCCTGAGCAGGGAAGTGCAGGATAAAGCAACAGATGAACTGGTAAAAGATAAAGACCGCTGGGTGGAATTTATGATGAAACACGAACTTGGTTTGGATAAGCCTGACCCCAAACGTGCACGCAAAAGTGCATTTAATATCGGGCTTTCTTATGTAGTGGGAGGATTGGTTCCACTAAGTCCATATTTCTTTGTAAATGATTCAGTGGAAGCATTAAAAATATCTGTTGTCATTACACTCATTTGCCTGTTTATTTTCGGCTTTTTCAAAAGTAAAATCACCGGTGTAAACCAATGGACAGGTGGATTGAAAGTAATGATGATTGGTGCTGCCGCTGCAGGTGCCGCATTTGGTATTGCAAAGTTGATAGAAGGAATGTAA
- a CDS encoding tetratricopeptide repeat protein, which translates to MRITNFLIFIVLVHTRLFAQTDTIKLAQTDTVKLVVVDAQEAEKNYNEGISFLQSKTYDNAITAFTKAIDLKPEMEKAYYNRGLALSELNKSNEAVADLTKSIELNPQADYSYALRAQVYINTNEKEKALADLAKTIELNPKNAEACYNKAVIELQDKDYKAAIADYTKAIDAKPDYAYALNDRGSAKLGIDSIDAAIEDYEKALTIDKSLAFTYNNLGTAYRKKKDYKTAVLYYDKAITLKADYYIAYNNRGTAKLEDLDLDGAAADFNKAIEVKKDYAFAYNNRSSVQYKKKNYDACINDCTTAIGLNPAYGEAYLNRGIAKEMMKDFKGSCDDFTKAASLGIDVAKKYKAVVCE; encoded by the coding sequence ATGCGAATAACCAATTTCTTAATATTCATAGTGCTTGTACACACCAGGCTTTTCGCACAAACCGATACTATAAAACTTGCACAGACCGACACCGTAAAACTGGTTGTTGTTGATGCGCAGGAGGCTGAAAAGAACTACAACGAAGGCATCAGTTTTTTGCAAAGCAAAACTTACGATAATGCCATTACTGCATTTACCAAAGCTATTGATCTTAAGCCTGAAATGGAAAAAGCATACTACAACCGCGGACTTGCTTTATCTGAATTAAACAAATCAAACGAGGCTGTTGCTGATCTTACCAAATCAATAGAATTGAATCCACAGGCAGATTATAGTTATGCATTGCGTGCACAGGTTTATATCAATACCAATGAAAAAGAAAAAGCATTGGCCGATCTTGCAAAGACCATTGAACTAAATCCAAAAAATGCAGAAGCATGTTACAATAAAGCTGTAATTGAATTACAGGATAAAGATTACAAAGCTGCTATTGCTGATTACACAAAAGCTATTGATGCAAAACCAGATTATGCTTATGCCTTAAATGATCGTGGTAGCGCAAAACTTGGAATAGACAGTATTGACGCTGCCATTGAAGATTATGAAAAAGCATTAACGATAGATAAATCTCTTGCCTTTACTTATAATAATCTTGGTACCGCTTATCGGAAAAAGAAAGATTATAAAACAGCAGTGTTGTACTATGATAAAGCGATCACCTTGAAAGCAGATTATTACATTGCCTATAATAACCGTGGTACTGCAAAGCTTGAAGACCTTGACCTGGATGGCGCTGCAGCCGATTTTAATAAAGCTATAGAAGTGAAAAAAGATTATGCATTTGCTTATAACAACCGCTCATCGGTACAATACAAAAAGAAGAATTATGATGCATGCATAAATGATTGCACCACGGCTATTGGTTTAAACCCTGCATATGGAGAAGCATATTTAAATCGCGGTATCGCAAAAGAAATGATGAAAGATTTTAAAGGCTCCTGCGACGACTTTACAAAAGCTGCATCATTAGGTATTGATGTAGCAAAGAAATATAAAGCAGTTGTATGCGAATAA
- a CDS encoding OmpA family protein: MKTFFLYIFLFAGLVTNAQVNTAFDKINFPDQKDAFKEAKHNYEEGKEIFQTGFKMFLAERDFFLSTHDYMPVSHNDYHHAGEIAFKEALKLLEPANKFNPNNADLNWMIAFSKFHINSASDESLQYFEKAYKLDPNVFPDLTYFAGWAYHLQAKWDNAIKYYNLYLAYLKTQSKAPAHKLEDVNKKISECENGKVLMAKPQRVFVENLGAGVNSSSPDYSAFITADESELFFTSRRDNSTGKKIDPGSGSYFEDLYVSHKDHGAWGTAQNLGQPINSEGHDATAGLSNDGNTLYIYQDNKSDGGDLYESQLKGTAWQKPEHMNKYVNTKFHESTISESFDDKLIYFVSDKENGLGDRDIYFCKKDGKGNWTGTTNIGPTINTKYAEEGVFLHPDGVTMYFSSQGHGTMGGYDIFKSNLVDGKWSEPVNLGWPINGPDDDVFFVVSGNGRRGYYSSAREGGYGDKDIYAITFLGEEKPFLLSNEDNLIASVTAPVKTIQPAPPVEIKTPSLTILKGTITDAVTQEPLEATIELIDNTKNELIATFKSNSATGKYLVTIPDGRNYGIAVTRDPYLFHSENFDIPPTNGYQEVIKDVQLKKVVVGTKIILKNIFFDFDKSTLRPESVNELERLIKFLNNEPTVKIEIGGHTDWKGSDEYNIKLSQSRCESVVKYLIDHGIAKERLTAHGYGEKVPIDTNETDEGRQMNRRTEFEILSK, from the coding sequence ATGAAGACTTTCTTTTTATATATTTTTCTGTTTGCCGGCCTTGTTACAAATGCACAGGTGAATACAGCATTTGATAAAATTAATTTTCCTGATCAGAAAGATGCATTCAAAGAAGCGAAACATAATTATGAAGAAGGTAAAGAAATATTTCAAACCGGCTTTAAAATGTTTCTTGCAGAACGTGATTTCTTTTTGAGCACACACGATTATATGCCGGTTAGTCATAATGATTATCATCATGCAGGAGAGATAGCTTTTAAGGAAGCTTTGAAATTACTGGAGCCTGCTAATAAATTCAATCCAAACAATGCTGATCTCAATTGGATGATCGCGTTCTCTAAGTTTCATATTAACAGTGCAAGTGATGAATCGCTTCAATATTTTGAGAAAGCATACAAACTTGACCCGAATGTGTTTCCTGATCTTACTTATTTCGCCGGCTGGGCCTATCATTTGCAGGCTAAATGGGATAATGCGATAAAGTATTACAACTTATACCTTGCTTATTTAAAAACACAATCAAAAGCGCCTGCCCATAAATTAGAAGATGTAAATAAAAAAATAAGTGAGTGCGAAAATGGTAAAGTATTAATGGCAAAACCACAACGTGTGTTTGTAGAGAATTTAGGAGCCGGTGTTAACTCTTCTTCCCCGGACTATAGTGCTTTTATTACGGCAGATGAATCTGAACTCTTCTTTACTTCCCGCCGAGATAATTCTACCGGTAAAAAAATTGATCCGGGATCCGGTAGTTACTTTGAAGACCTGTATGTGAGTCATAAAGATCACGGTGCATGGGGTACAGCTCAAAATCTTGGTCAGCCAATCAATTCAGAAGGTCATGATGCAACGGCTGGCTTGTCCAACGATGGCAACACACTCTATATTTACCAGGATAATAAAAGTGATGGAGGTGATCTTTATGAGAGCCAGTTGAAAGGCACTGCCTGGCAAAAGCCGGAGCACATGAATAAATACGTTAACACAAAATTTCATGAATCAACCATATCAGAATCTTTTGATGATAAGCTGATCTATTTTGTAAGCGATAAAGAAAATGGTCTTGGCGACAGGGATATTTATTTCTGTAAAAAAGATGGAAAAGGAAACTGGACAGGCACTACTAATATAGGTCCAACTATCAACACAAAATATGCAGAAGAAGGCGTGTTCCTGCATCCCGATGGTGTTACCATGTATTTCAGCAGCCAGGGACACGGCACTATGGGTGGGTATGATATTTTTAAATCCAATTTGGTAGATGGAAAATGGAGCGAGCCTGTAAACCTTGGCTGGCCAATCAATGGTCCTGATGATGATGTATTCTTTGTAGTATCAGGCAATGGCCGCAGGGGTTATTATTCATCGGCAAGAGAAGGTGGCTATGGTGATAAGGATATTTATGCTATTACATTTCTTGGTGAAGAAAAACCTTTTCTTTTAAGTAATGAAGATAATTTGATTGCCAGCGTTACTGCACCTGTTAAGACGATACAACCTGCACCACCAGTTGAAATAAAGACACCATCACTTACCATTCTTAAAGGAACTATTACAGACGCTGTAACACAGGAACCATTAGAAGCAACCATTGAATTAATTGACAATACCAAAAATGAACTCATTGCCACATTTAAATCAAACAGTGCTACAGGCAAGTATTTGGTTACAATACCCGATGGCAGGAATTATGGAATTGCTGTAACACGTGATCCTTATTTGTTCCATTCGGAGAATTTTGACATACCACCAACGAATGGTTACCAGGAAGTGATCAAAGATGTGCAACTCAAGAAAGTGGTAGTGGGCACTAAGATCATTTTGAAAAATATCTTCTTTGATTTTGATAAATCAACTTTACGCCCTGAGTCTGTAAATGAACTGGAGCGTCTCATTAAATTCCTCAACAACGAACCAACAGTAAAAATTGAAATTGGCGGACATACAGACTGGAAAGGTTCTGATGAGTACAACATTAAGCTCTCCCAATCACGCTGCGAAAGTGTAGTGAAGTATTTGATAGATCATGGCATTGCCAAAGAAAGGTTGACAGCACATGGCTATGGTGAAAAAGTGCCGATAGATACCAACGAAACGGACGAAGGCAGGCAAATGAACAGGAGAACAGAGTTTGAAATTTTGAGTAAATAA